GAATGAAGCAGCGTACGAGAGGATATTGGCCCTATGGCGAGATGCAGAAACATTGATCAGCAATTTTGCGGTGATCTTTGCCTACTCGCGCTGCACGCCATATATTAAGGCTTATCAGTCCTTCACTGGGACCGTCGAAATCGTCAAGAAGCAGCAGGGCAAGGTCTTTCTTGAGGATATCAATTCGCACCTTGCCGGGTATCTCGACAGCGCCATCGTCCCTGACGTCTATTTCAGAATAGGCGACACGATTTTCCACTTTCTCATCGACGAGTTCCAGGACACCTCACCCGTACAGTGGCGAAATCTTTTCCCCCTGATAGAGAACTCCCTTTCCCAAGGAGGCAGCCTCTTCACGGTGGGGGACACGAAGCAGGCCATATACGGCTTCAGGAACGCCGACTACGCAATCATGAAAGGACTCGAACGGGACAATCCCTTTCCCTCGGCTGAACATGCCGTCAGGGAGTTGGCCATCAACTACAGGAGCAAAAAAAGGATTCTCGAGTTCAGCGAGAGGATCTTCAAGGAAAACCTTGCCCGGAACGCTGAATACCGTGAGGCTGGAGAGAGAAGCGGGCTGACCGATTACGTCCAGAAGCCAAGGGAAGAAGAAAGAGACGAAGGGTATGCGGAAGTCTCTCTCCTGGGGAGAAATGACGAGGAACCTCCCGAACGGACGAAGATCCAGGAGCTCGTCGGGGACCTGAAAAGGCGTGGATACGACTACAAAGATATCGCGGTGCTTACTCAGACGAACGAGGACGCTGTGAGCGCCACCACCTGGCTCAATGAAAAGGATATACCGTTCATTTCCTATAGCAGCCTCGACGTGAGAAGGCGCAAGATAACGGGAGAGATCGTGGCGCTCATGAATTTTCTGGACGCACCGACCGACGACCTCTCCTTCGGGACGTTCATCCTGGGGGAAGTCTTTATAAAGGCAGTGGCCAGGGAGTATCCTGGAATTGATATCGAGATTCTCAGGGCGTTTTGCTTTGACCAGCGGGAAAACCCACCCCTCTATAAGGCGTTCCAGGAAAGCTTCGGCGATCTCTGGCAGCGGTATTTCGAGGGGCTCTTCAGATCGGTCGGCTTCTTGCCGGTTTATGATCTGGTTACAGAGATTATTGCCCTCTTCAGGGTCTTTGAGAACATGCCTGAGGAGGAATCGGCCCTTGTCAAAATTCTCGAGGCCGTGAAGGACTTTGAAGGTGGTGGATGCAACAGCATCAAAGACTTTCTCTTGACAGCCCTCGATGACGAGGGCGGAAATGAATGGGAGATGGCTGTCCCGAAGAATACGAACGCCGTACAGGTGATGACCATCCATAAGGCCAAGGGTCTCGGTTTCCCTGTCGTAATTCTCCTCCTCTACGAAGTAAGGAACAGGGGCTTCGAATACATCGTCGAGGAGAAGGGCAGTAGTGTCTGCCTTCTGAAGATCAGCAAGCAATCAGCCGCTTGTGACGAGAACCTCCGGAATCTCTATGATCAGGAGAGGATGAGAGAGATGGTGAACAGGCTGAACACCCTCTATGTGGGTTTCACCAGGCCGGAGAGAGAGTTGTATGTGATCGGAGTGAAAAGTAGCCGGGACATGGCATACCCCTTTGTCCTTCTTCCCTTTGATGAGTTTTCACCTTCTGCCGCCGCTCAAAAAGCCGTCGAAGCAACATCCCCACCATCTCCTCCTCCGGCGCCCTCCCCTCTCCTTCACCGCAACCGACAGTTCGAATCTCCCGCCACTTCCGCAGAGTTCATGACAATCGGGGAGAAACGGCGGGGTGAGTTCATTCACAAGGTCCTGTCCTCCATTGACTTTCCCGGTACCGAGACTGAAATAAAAGAGGCCGTCAGGCGCGTCCGTGAGAACACGAGGTCTGTTTATCCACAGGAAGAAATAGAAGCTCTTGTCATGGCGCTGACCGGCAGCCGCGACATGGCAGGCTACTTCAGGGCGGCACCGGGGAGAGAGGTTAAAAAAGAGCAGGAATATGCCGACGGCTCAGGCAGGCTCTTCAGGATGGACCGTGTGATCATAGACCCGGCCGGCATAACGGTGATCGATTACAAGACAGGAAAGGACAAGAGAGCGCTCGAAGAGCACAGGTCACAGATGAGGAACTACATGAGAATCCTTTGTGAGATATATCCGGGCAAGACGGTGAGTGGCATCATTGCATTTGTGGACCTCGGGGAAGTCGAGAAGATCGGATGAGTGTGCTCGTCATCCCATCGGGGCAAAATCTGGTGGATCGGGTCCTTGCTCACCTTGAGGGGAAAGAGAGAGATTATTCCTCTTCACTGGTGGTCTTCCCAGGCAAGAGACCGTCCCACTTCTTGAGAAAGGCGCTGGCACGAAAAGTGGGATCGAGCTTCGTCCCTCCGACAGTGCTTTCAATGGATGAGTTCATCGATTCCGTCTGCGATGAGTTGAATCTGGGGAGGAAGATTGAAACCATTGATGCCGTGGCGATTCTTTATGACACCCACAGGAAATCGTATACTCCCCTTGGCGGACAGGGTTTCATGACGCCTGACAGTTTCTTTTCCCTCGGCCTCAAGATATATCGAGACATCGAGGAGCTTGCCATAGAAGGCGTCAATCCCGGTATGGTCAGGGAAGTGGAGACTCTTTTGGCGGATGAATTGCCGGAACAGACAAGGGGAAGACTACAATCTCTCTCTTATTTTCATGAAAAGTTCTACAGCGATATCAAGGACCTTGGTCTATCGAGCAGATCCATGAGATATCAGGCAACGGCCGCGCACATCGATGAGGCTTGGTTTAAGAGATATGGGAAGGTGATCTTCGCCGGCTTTTTCGCCCTTACCCAGGCGGAAAAAACGATCTTTCAAAAGCTTTCTTCGAACGACAAGGCGGTTTTTCTCTTCCAGGAAGGGACGGGATTGAGAGAAAAACTCGGGAATCTTGGTATCGCCTATGACCGCCCGAAGGAGGGAGCAGGAGAACCCGATGTTCAGTTTTATGGTAGCCCCGATACACACGGCCAGGTCCTGGCCCTTGGGAAGATACTTGAAACGCGGCTTGAGGCCGGAGAGCCCTTGGATGAGAAGACTGCAATTGTCCTGCCGTCGTCAGAGACCCTTTTCCCTCTTCTGCGTCAAGGACTCTCCGCCTTCACCGAGAATACTTACAATGTCTCTCTGGGATACCCGCTGCACCGGACTCCGGTCTTCGGGTTTCTCAATAACCTTATGGAGCTGGTCACTTCAATGGATGGGGACCGCCTCTATATCCCTGACTACATGAAATTCGTCCTTCACCCCTATACGAAGAATATCTACTGCAAGGGGAAATCAGAGATCACAAGGATACTCTTTCATTCGGTGGAGGAGGAACTCATCAAGCACAGGGCAAAGACCTTTGTGACTCTGGCCGAGATAGAAGGCAATGGAAACCTCTTGAAGGAGGTCATAGAGGAGCTCCCCAGGGAAGAAGGCGTTACTGCAGAGACCTTGAGAGAACATCTCAAGGCCATTCATAAGAACACGATAGAGAGATTCCTCTCCTTCGGAAACATCGGAGACTTCGCCAGGAAGTGCACAGAGATTCTCCGCTATGTCTTTCACGAAAGTACCGCACGCCTTCATCCTCTCTTTTTTCCCTTCGCCGAGTCTTTCATAACTGCCCTTGACCTTATTCCCGGCTCGCTCATGAAGGATATGGCCTTCGCGGAGAGATCGAGCTATTTCATCTTCTTCAAGAAATATGTGATGACCTGCCACACGCCCTTTACCGGCACTCCTCTCAGAGGGCTGCAGATCCTGGGATTTCTCGAAACGAGGAACGTGAAGTTCGACACGGTCTTCGTCCTCGACGCCAACGAGGAGGTCCTTCCCGATACGAAGAAGGAAGAGACCCTTCTGCCGTTCAAGGCGAGGGAGATACTGGGCTTGCCGACCTATAGGGACAGGGACAAGCTGACGGCATATTACTTTGATGTGCTCCTCAGCGGAGCAAAAGAGGTTCATATCTTCTCCATCGAAAACGACAAGGCAGAGCCCTCGAGGTTCGTGGAAAAACTCCTTTGGGAGAGGCAGAAGAAGGACAAGCAAACTTCACCCATACCTTACGTCAGACCTATCCAGTACCAGGTGAAACTCTCCAATAACGTCCCCGGTCCGATCCCGAAAACTGACGATATGATCGCTTTCCTCAGAGACCATCACTACAGCGCTACGGCTGTTAACCGATATCTCACGTGCCCTCTTCAGTTCTATTACGCTTCTGTCCTTGGTTTCAGCCGTAAGGACGAGATCACGGGTGCTATCGAACGGGATGAACTGGGCAGCTTCGTCCATACCATCCTGAAGAGCTATTTCCTGCCGAGGCGGGGCAGGCCTTTGAAGGAAGCCGATCTTGCCGTCGGAGAAATGGATTCTCTCGTTGAGAACCTCTTTGCAAGCGAGTACGGCAAAGAGCTGACCGGGGCACTCTATCTTCTCAAGAGACAGGTGAAGAGACGCATGTCAGACCTTCTCAAGGGCTACTATATTCCACTTTTGCGGAAGAAGACACTTACCATTTTGGAGACGGAAGAATCCCTTGGGCTGGAAGTCGACGGCTTTCACCTCAAGGGGAGGCTTGACAGCGTAGAGCAGCGAGGCGACAAAACGGTCATCGTCGACTACAAGACCGGCGCCGGCCAAGCTTATCTCAAGATCAACCTCGAAAAGCTCGACGTCGCAAGAAGGGAAACGTGGAGCGAGGCAATAGGAAGCATTCAGCTTCCCTTCTACCTTGTGCTTTATACTGAAAAGAAAAGAAGGTCAATAGACGAGTTTAATGCGTTATTTTTGCTCCTCGGCCGTTCAAGGATATCGGAAGACATGGAATTGACCCTCTTTGACGGTTCATCTCCGGCGGAAATGTTTGTGCCTCTGAGAGCCGTGATCTTCAAGCTCCTTGGCGAAATCATAGATCCCCGTATTCCTTTTTCAGCCACAGAGAACATAAGAAATGTATGCCCGACCTGCGATTTCAGATACATCTGCGGTACTTCATGGGTAGTGAAGTAAATGGTGAGGGCTTCGATCCATGCGTGCCTTTCGGACAGTTTTGCAACACCAGGTTATTTCTTCTCGGAAGGGGCCGGGACTATGGCAGGCGGCGAAGGAGGCGCCTGGGCGGTCTTCACAAAGGGTGAGTTCGGAAAGTTCTTCTTCAGTTCCTCATATTTCCTTTCCGATTCTGCCTTCTTGCCCATTGCTTCAAGAATCTTCGCGGACTCTGCCAGGGCAAGATCTTTGAAGGAGCCTGTCTTATAATTTGCTATCGCATCGAGGAGTTTGAGCGCCCCATCGTTGTCGGCCTTCTTAAGGCTTATCATTGCCATCTTGTAGTACGACAGAGGAACGAACCGCTCATCATCGGGGAAGCGTTCGTTCAGCTCCCTCAAGCTCTTGAGGGCCGCATCATATTTTCCCATGTCGTAGTAACAGCTCGCAATGTAAAAGAGAGCATAGGCTGATTTCCTCGCGTCATAGGCCAGCTGAAATTTCTCCAGGGCTTTCTGATACTGCTCTTCCTTCTGGAGAGGCTGTTTCTGATTGATCCCATAGTATATCCGGTAAGCCCCATATTCAAGGGCGTCAGCCTTTGTCTTCATGGTTGAGCGGTATATGAAGAAAGCCGAAACCACGATCATGAGGAGGGCCGCGCCTATCAGGACCGGCAGAAGAATATTCTTCCTCTCAACGAACGATTCTCTCGCGTGATGAATAATGTGTTTTACGTCTTCTTCTTTCTTCACCGGTTTTGCGACTCTCTTTTTAATAGCCTTCGGCATCAATTCCCCCTTAAGGATTTTTCAACGAGTAATCTTGCGGTACCGAAGATTGATTCAATGCGGTTTTCGTCTATGCCAGCTGCGAGGAGAATCTTCTTCGCCGTATCCTTTGTAATGAGGTCTCCCGGGCTGTGGGAATCGGTATTGATCGTCACAGACACGCCGAACCTGATCGCTTCCCTGGCCACGTAACCATTCGAGAGTGAGTGTCCCTTCCGTGAGGTGATCTCGAGGACAACCCCCTTGTCTTTCGCGAAGAGGATGTCCTCAGTACTGATCAGTCCGGGGTGCGAAATGATGTCCGCACCAGCCTCAATGGCGGCCCTGTTTGTGCCTTCAGCCACCGGTTCAACGATCGTCTCGCCGTGGACAATCACGAGCTTCGCTCCAAGAGAGCGGGCTTCTTTCACAAGGTTGGGAATGAGTTTCGGCGGCGCATGCGTTATCTCAGCGCCGGCTATCACCTCGAGAGGAACGAGGCCTCTGAGCTTGTTCAGAGCATCCACGAGGCGCGGCACAACAAAGTCTATGTTGGACTGGTCCACGTGGTCTGTTATGGCGATGGCGCTGTAACCCGTTGCAGCAGCCCTTCTCACGAGCTCGTAGGGCAGGAGCTCTCCATCGCTCAGTATACTGTGGGTGTGAAGATCAATCATCCTAAGAAGATACCGTAAACGGGGCCGAAATGTAAAGCCCGTGCGTTCGCGGAGTGTCAGTCGGTATCTTCTTCGGAAGGCACCGATTTGAGTGTTGCGGCCGCCCTATTTCTGATCGCTGATCTCCACGGATATATAGAATGTCGCACCGTTCCTGAAGATCAGGAAAAGATATGAATTGCCCGCCTTATGGATTGCATCGCTCAAGTCCTTCAGGGTTTTTATAGGCTGGCGGTTGACCTCGAGTATCACGTCTCCTCTCTGGATCCCGGCCTCTGCCACGGCGCTGTTCGGCTCGACATCGGTCACCACGATCCCCTCTGCCCTCTTCATCCCCAGTTCCTTGGCAATCTCAGGGGTGACCGGCTGCAGAGACATGCCAAGCTGCTTCTGCACATCCTGAGCAGGCTGACCGGTTTCTCCTTCCTTCATCTCTCCTACGATGGCCGTTACCTGTTCCTCTTTTCCGTCTCTGAGCACCTTGAAGCTCGCCTTCTCGTTGGCAGGCATTGCCGCGACCATACGGGGAAGCTCATGGTAATCCCTTACGATCTTCCCGTTCAGTTCCAAAATGATGTCGCCCCTTTTCAGTCCGGCCTTCTCAGCAGGACCGTCAGGTACGATATCGGAAATCAGGGCGCCTGTCGCCTCCTTCAAACCGAAGGACTTTGCAATGTCAGGGGTCACCTCCTGAATGGATACGCCAACCCAACCCCGCGTGACCTTTCCCCGCTCTTTCAACTGGGGAAGGACTTCCTTTGCCATATTGATCGGCACAGCGAACCCGATCCCCTGCCCTGACGAGATTATGGCCGTATTAATGCCAATCACTTCGCCGTGGTAATTCAACAATGGTCCTCCGCTGTTGCCGGGATTAATGGAAGCGTCGGTCTGGATAAAGTCATCATAGGGTCCGGCGCCGATCACCCGACCCTTTGCACTAACGATGCCCGAAGTAACAGTCTCTGAAAACCCGAAGGGGTTCCCTATCGCCAGGACAGCCTCTCCCTCCTTCACCTTGTCCGAGTCCCCCAGAGGGGCAACAGCAAGGGTATCGCCGGCATCGATCTTTATGAGGGCAATGTCTGTTTTTGGGTCTGTTCCGATAATCTTGGCAGGATACTGTTTTTTGTTGAAGAGGATTACCGTTATATCATTGGCCTTCTGAACGACATGATTATTCGTGACGATATACCCTTCCTTGCTTACAATAAAACCCGAGCCGAGACCCTTTTTCTTAAATTCCTTTGGTTCCTGGTCGCCGAAAAATTTTTTCCAGAAGTCCTCGTCGCCAAAGGGCGCGCGGAACCCCTGCGGCAACCCACCGCCCTGCACCGTTTGGGTCACGCTGATATTCACGACTGCGGGCTTGAGGCTCTCCACAAGTTTCGAGACTGTCTCATTCGTCAAGGGTATGGCCTTCCTCGTTTCCGACGGAGGAAGCGTAGTCCAGAAGGGCGCAGCAGAGGCAGGTATCCCCTGCAGCAGCAGGAACAGCATTACAGGAGCGGTAATATTCGCTATCGATGTCAACCTCTTCTTAATCATGGGAAACCTCACTTTTTTCTGTTTCTTGGAGTAATCTCAACGACCATGCTTAATCTATACCATCTTATCCTCCATGTCAATACCTGCATATGATATACTAGAAACGGACATGGCTGTACTTCTTGACAACAGGCTGGAAACAATCCTTCATATCCTCGACACTCTTGCCATGTCTGCCCTTATCGTTGACGGAACCGGTAAGATCGCCGCAGCAAACTCTGCAGCATTGAGCATGTTCCGGTACACTCTGGAAGATCTTGCCGGTGCGGATGTTGCCGAAATCCTCTCCTCAGATCCGTCTCTTTTCCCGGCTCCACCGAATCCTTCTGCGATCAATGGTGAAGATCTCTGCGGTCTGAGACCGCAAGAGACCCATGTCGAGTCTTTCTGCACAACGAGAAACGGCGAAGTCTTTGTTGCTATGGTCTCGATCATCCCCCTGCCCGCAGACGACTACTCGGTCGTTGTCGTCAGAGAGATATCGGCTCAGGGCAAACTTGGCCTGCCCGTTGGTACGACGAAGCTCATCGGAGCACTGCGCGATAAGATGAAACAGATTGAGCTCATCAATGAACTGAGCGGGATGGTGAATTCGAGTCTCAGTATCGGCACCATCTTCAGGATCATGATGTCAGAAATCAGGAAAATGATAACCTACGACAGGGGCAGCATACTCCTCTATAATGAGGATGACCGTAATCTTGTTATCTTCGCCCTTGACACTGATATGGAGACGGTCTTAAAGAAGGGAATAAAGGCCCCCCTCGATTCTACGAGTGCCGGGTGGGTCATTAAGAATAATCGCCCATGGATCAATGGGGACCTTGCTGTAGCGATGCGCTTCACCTCTGATCAGAAATTGCTCGACGAAGGCATCCGGTCGACCGTCAGCATTCCCCTGTTCCAGGACAGGATCCTTGGAGTCTTCAATCTTGACAGCAAGGAACCTTGCCGCTACACGGAAAAGGACCTCAGGATTCTGCTCCCTGTCGCAAAACATATATCCATCGCCCTCGAAAACGCCCTCCTCTTCGAAGAGATATCGCGAGAGAAAAAAGAGTGGGAGAAGACCTTCGATGCGATCACCGACATGGTCTGGATCCAGGGCGGCAGGCAGCATGTTATCCGTGCCAATAAGACCCTCTTGCAGAAAGCGGGTCTTTCCGCCTTTCATGTTATGGGGAAGTCATGCAACGAACTCTTGAAGAGGCTCGGCATAACCCGCAGCGAATGTATCTGCTCCAATACGGTCTCCTCAAAGCAGCCTGCCTTTGCCGAGATGAAAGAAGCCGGTGGAAACATCTTCCATTTCTGGTCATATCCCCTTACTGATGATGACGGCCGGCTCTATGCCATCGTCCACTACCTGAAAGATGTCACTGCCCAGAAACGCCTTGAACACCAGCTTGTACGAGCCGACAAACTCGCTTCCCTCGGCACCCTCGTTGCGGGCATTGCCCACGAGATCAATAACCCCCTCGGGATCATCGCCGGCTATTCTGAGGCCCTCATCGAGAGGGCTAGGGATGAGGCCCTTCTCGCCATGAAGGAGTTTGAAGACTTTCCCGAGTACCTCGAAACGATCAACGGCGAGATGTTCCGTTGTAAAGAGATCCTCAAGAGTCTCCTCGAATTTGCCAGGCCCCATGGCGGGACATTCCGTGAACTCGACGTGAATGAACTCATAAAGGAAGTCATACTTCTCGTGAACCATAAGGCTGTCCGTCTCAAGCACCATATCGAACTCAGGCTGAACAGGGACCTTCCGAAGATAACCGCTGACCCCGGAAGTCTCAGACAGCTTTTCATGAACATTATTATAAACTCCATGTATTACACCCACGAGGGAGGATCCATCCTTATCGAGACCGGCGTCGACGACAACTGCGGATGCAACCCCTCTGCCGGGCTGATTACCATAGTCATTGCAGATACGGGAGAGGGTATACCGCCTCATCTCCTTCCAAGGGTATTCGATCCCTTCTTTACGACAAAACCCGTCGGAGAAGGAACAGGATTGGGACTCTCCATCTGCCACAAGATTGCCGAGGAGCACGGCGGCACCATCGACGTGGAGAGTGAAATCGGCAAGGGATCACGCTTCATTATAAAGCTTCCTGCCAAAGTACATGACAAGAATTCTCGTTGTTGACGACGAAGAACCCTTCAGGAGACTTCTCAAGAAGGAGCTGACGAGGAAGGGTTTTGTTGTTGAGGTTGCTCCTGATGCAGAGACGGCCCTCAGCATACTCAGGGAAGCCGTCTTCCATGTCATCCTCGTTGATATCGTCATGCCCGGCACCGACGGTATCTCCCTCATGAAGAGACTGAAACAGGACCCGGCAGCCCCGGTAATCATTGTCCTCACTGGGAAGGCGACCGTAGAAACGGCTGTGGAAGCCATGAAACATGGTGCCTTCGATTACCTTTCGAAACCGTACAAACTGGAAGAACTCACCATCATTATCACCAGGGCCTATGAGTACGGCCGTTTGGCTCTGAAGACCCAGCTCCTTCAGCAGGAGCTCATGAGGCAGGAATCCCCCCTCGAGTTCGTCGCGAAGAGCTCCCGGCTCAAGAACATCCTTTCTCTCGTCAGGAAAATCGCCCCAACCGATTCGACGGTATTAATTCAGGGAGAAAGCGGAACGGGGAAAGAGCTTATTGCCAATGCCATCTGGCATTACAGCAAGAGGAACGAATTGCCCTTCATAGCACTTAACTGTGCCACTTTCTCTGAACCTCTCCTCGAGTCTGAGCTCTTCGGATATGAAAAGGGATCCCATTCGACCGCCTACGACACCAAGTACGGCATCGTTGAAGTGGCTGATAAGGGCACCCTCCTTCTCGATGAGATCGGCGAAATTCCTTTGAATCTTCAGGCTAAGCTCCTCCGTTTCCTTGATTCCGGAGAGTTCAGAAGAGTGGGCGGAAATAAAACATTCAAGACAGCCGTCAGGGTCGTTGCTGCAACAAACAAGAACCTTGCGGATTCCATCAAAGGCGGGTTGTTCAGGGAAGATCTCTATTATCGGTTGAATGTCATAAATATAGCGATCCCTCCGCTCAGGGAACGGAGAGAGGATATACCGGAACTGGCAGGGTTCTTCCTGAGGAAGTACAGCCAGAAAATGGTGAAACCGATTATCGATCTCACTCCGGAAGCCCTGTCGTTACTCAATGACTACCGTTGGCCGGGAAATGTGAGGGAGCTTGAG
Above is a genomic segment from Thermodesulfovibrionales bacterium containing:
- a CDS encoding histidinol phosphate phosphatase domain-containing protein, which gives rise to MIDLHTHSILSDGELLPYELVRRAAATGYSAIAITDHVDQSNIDFVVPRLVDALNKLRGLVPLEVIAGAEITHAPPKLIPNLVKEARSLGAKLVIVHGETIVEPVAEGTNRAAIEAGADIISHPGLISTEDILFAKDKGVVLEITSRKGHSLSNGYVAREAIRFGVSVTINTDSHSPGDLITKDTAKKILLAAGIDENRIESIFGTARLLVEKSLRGN
- a CDS encoding sigma-54 dependent transcriptional regulator; this encodes MTRILVVDDEEPFRRLLKKELTRKGFVVEVAPDAETALSILREAVFHVILVDIVMPGTDGISLMKRLKQDPAAPVIIVLTGKATVETAVEAMKHGAFDYLSKPYKLEELTIIITRAYEYGRLALKTQLLQQELMRQESPLEFVAKSSRLKNILSLVRKIAPTDSTVLIQGESGTGKELIANAIWHYSKRNELPFIALNCATFSEPLLESELFGYEKGSHSTAYDTKYGIVEVADKGTLLLDEIGEIPLNLQAKLLRFLDSGEFRRVGGNKTFKTAVRVVAATNKNLADSIKGGLFREDLYYRLNVINIAIPPLRERREDIPELAGFFLRKYSQKMVKPIIDLTPEALSLLNDYRWPGNVRELENVIERAVILCDTEMIRPEDLSIPALPTPREMPRHPSLEDMEKEYILRVLREAGGNQSKTSQILGIDRKTLYLKLRKYGILNT
- a CDS encoding ATP-binding protein; translated protein: MAVLLDNRLETILHILDTLAMSALIVDGTGKIAAANSAALSMFRYTLEDLAGADVAEILSSDPSLFPAPPNPSAINGEDLCGLRPQETHVESFCTTRNGEVFVAMVSIIPLPADDYSVVVVREISAQGKLGLPVGTTKLIGALRDKMKQIELINELSGMVNSSLSIGTIFRIMMSEIRKMITYDRGSILLYNEDDRNLVIFALDTDMETVLKKGIKAPLDSTSAGWVIKNNRPWINGDLAVAMRFTSDQKLLDEGIRSTVSIPLFQDRILGVFNLDSKEPCRYTEKDLRILLPVAKHISIALENALLFEEISREKKEWEKTFDAITDMVWIQGGRQHVIRANKTLLQKAGLSAFHVMGKSCNELLKRLGITRSECICSNTVSSKQPAFAEMKEAGGNIFHFWSYPLTDDDGRLYAIVHYLKDVTAQKRLEHQLVRADKLASLGTLVAGIAHEINNPLGIIAGYSEALIERARDEALLAMKEFEDFPEYLETINGEMFRCKEILKSLLEFARPHGGTFRELDVNELIKEVILLVNHKAVRLKHHIELRLNRDLPKITADPGSLRQLFMNIIINSMYYTHEGGSILIETGVDDNCGCNPSAGLITIVIADTGEGIPPHLLPRVFDPFFTTKPVGEGTGLGLSICHKIAEEHGGTIDVESEIGKGSRFIIKLPAKVHDKNSRC
- a CDS encoding DegQ family serine endoprotease — its product is MIKKRLTSIANITAPVMLFLLLQGIPASAAPFWTTLPPSETRKAIPLTNETVSKLVESLKPAVVNISVTQTVQGGGLPQGFRAPFGDEDFWKKFFGDQEPKEFKKKGLGSGFIVSKEGYIVTNNHVVQKANDITVILFNKKQYPAKIIGTDPKTDIALIKIDAGDTLAVAPLGDSDKVKEGEAVLAIGNPFGFSETVTSGIVSAKGRVIGAGPYDDFIQTDASINPGNSGGPLLNYHGEVIGINTAIISSGQGIGFAVPINMAKEVLPQLKERGKVTRGWVGVSIQEVTPDIAKSFGLKEATGALISDIVPDGPAEKAGLKRGDIILELNGKIVRDYHELPRMVAAMPANEKASFKVLRDGKEEQVTAIVGEMKEGETGQPAQDVQKQLGMSLQPVTPEIAKELGMKRAEGIVVTDVEPNSAVAEAGIQRGDVILEVNRQPIKTLKDLSDAIHKAGNSYLFLIFRNGATFYISVEISDQK
- a CDS encoding UvrD-helicase domain-containing protein; translated protein: MKFPHFTLLKASAGSGKTHNLTKRFVQFLLSEKVPRSLLRNMLAITFSNNAATEMKERTLSWLKKLHFGESEKVEDLLKITSLDPERMKEKAGLLIDEILDSYSDFQVRTIDSFMTTVFKASAIDFGYNPDFEVVLSIDALMEYSFDLLMRSAREGTAEASFLGEIVDSLQEQKKEGESYLWDPSAALLEEIKKIYRRLSSRGKQPEIEDYGEDLKRIKEEISAVIETIEKEIGGSGLKRHGNSSYRTILPLVRARNFPDLIGKGFANPPVGKPQKGNEAAYERILALWRDAETLISNFAVIFAYSRCTPYIKAYQSFTGTVEIVKKQQGKVFLEDINSHLAGYLDSAIVPDVYFRIGDTIFHFLIDEFQDTSPVQWRNLFPLIENSLSQGGSLFTVGDTKQAIYGFRNADYAIMKGLERDNPFPSAEHAVRELAINYRSKKRILEFSERIFKENLARNAEYREAGERSGLTDYVQKPREEERDEGYAEVSLLGRNDEEPPERTKIQELVGDLKRRGYDYKDIAVLTQTNEDAVSATTWLNEKDIPFISYSSLDVRRRKITGEIVALMNFLDAPTDDLSFGTFILGEVFIKAVAREYPGIDIEILRAFCFDQRENPPLYKAFQESFGDLWQRYFEGLFRSVGFLPVYDLVTEIIALFRVFENMPEEESALVKILEAVKDFEGGGCNSIKDFLLTALDDEGGNEWEMAVPKNTNAVQVMTIHKAKGLGFPVVILLLYEVRNRGFEYIVEEKGSSVCLLKISKQSAACDENLRNLYDQERMREMVNRLNTLYVGFTRPERELYVIGVKSSRDMAYPFVLLPFDEFSPSAAAQKAVEATSPPSPPPAPSPLLHRNRQFESPATSAEFMTIGEKRRGEFIHKVLSSIDFPGTETEIKEAVRRVRENTRSVYPQEEIEALVMALTGSRDMAGYFRAAPGREVKKEQEYADGSGRLFRMDRVIIDPAGITVIDYKTGKDKRALEEHRSQMRNYMRILCEIYPGKTVSGIIAFVDLGEVEKIG
- a CDS encoding tetratricopeptide repeat protein — translated: MPKAIKKRVAKPVKKEEDVKHIIHHARESFVERKNILLPVLIGAALLMIVVSAFFIYRSTMKTKADALEYGAYRIYYGINQKQPLQKEEQYQKALEKFQLAYDARKSAYALFYIASCYYDMGKYDAALKSLRELNERFPDDERFVPLSYYKMAMISLKKADNDGALKLLDAIANYKTGSFKDLALAESAKILEAMGKKAESERKYEELKKNFPNSPFVKTAQAPPSPPAIVPAPSEKK
- a CDS encoding PD-(D/E)XK nuclease family protein, with the translated sequence MSVLVIPSGQNLVDRVLAHLEGKERDYSSSLVVFPGKRPSHFLRKALARKVGSSFVPPTVLSMDEFIDSVCDELNLGRKIETIDAVAILYDTHRKSYTPLGGQGFMTPDSFFSLGLKIYRDIEELAIEGVNPGMVREVETLLADELPEQTRGRLQSLSYFHEKFYSDIKDLGLSSRSMRYQATAAHIDEAWFKRYGKVIFAGFFALTQAEKTIFQKLSSNDKAVFLFQEGTGLREKLGNLGIAYDRPKEGAGEPDVQFYGSPDTHGQVLALGKILETRLEAGEPLDEKTAIVLPSSETLFPLLRQGLSAFTENTYNVSLGYPLHRTPVFGFLNNLMELVTSMDGDRLYIPDYMKFVLHPYTKNIYCKGKSEITRILFHSVEEELIKHRAKTFVTLAEIEGNGNLLKEVIEELPREEGVTAETLREHLKAIHKNTIERFLSFGNIGDFARKCTEILRYVFHESTARLHPLFFPFAESFITALDLIPGSLMKDMAFAERSSYFIFFKKYVMTCHTPFTGTPLRGLQILGFLETRNVKFDTVFVLDANEEVLPDTKKEETLLPFKAREILGLPTYRDRDKLTAYYFDVLLSGAKEVHIFSIENDKAEPSRFVEKLLWERQKKDKQTSPIPYVRPIQYQVKLSNNVPGPIPKTDDMIAFLRDHHYSATAVNRYLTCPLQFYYASVLGFSRKDEITGAIERDELGSFVHTILKSYFLPRRGRPLKEADLAVGEMDSLVENLFASEYGKELTGALYLLKRQVKRRMSDLLKGYYIPLLRKKTLTILETEESLGLEVDGFHLKGRLDSVEQRGDKTVIVDYKTGAGQAYLKINLEKLDVARRETWSEAIGSIQLPFYLVLYTEKKRRSIDEFNALFLLLGRSRISEDMELTLFDGSSPAEMFVPLRAVIFKLLGEIIDPRIPFSATENIRNVCPTCDFRYICGTSWVVK